CACCTTTTTGATACATTGACATTCTAGCCAAAGGCATATAATTTTCCCAGCAAATGAGTCCGCCTAGTTTACCAATTTCAGTATCGAAACTAACTAGGGACTTACCATCGTCTTCGCTCCAGATTATGCGTTCGCTTCCTGTAGGTTTTATTTTTCGGTGAACACCCAAAAAGCCGTCAGAAGGGGAGATGTAAAGCATTGAACAAAATAAACTACCATTATTAGATTGCTTTTCTGTGATACCAATAACTAAATATACTTTCTCCGTCTTAGCAAGTTTTACTAATCTTTGGAGTTCTTCACCTTCTAAATCAATACTATTTTTATGATATTCGGTATAGATTTTTCTACCTTCTTCTGTTCTGCTACCAACCACAGCACCAAAAGAGAACCCTCTTGGATACCCAGGAATAAAGGATTCCGGGAATACAATTAATTTACAACCTTGCCTTGCGTGGGTTTTTACTAGGATTTCTATTTTTTGAATAGTTTTTTCTTTGTCAAAAAAAACCGGACTATCTTGAATTAGGCAGACTTTTACTTTCATGTATACGGCAAATATTCACCGTAAGTTAACAATTATTCCAACCCCTTTTTATCGGGATTCCAGAATGGTTTTGTTTTAATTTGTTTTGCACTCCAATTCAACTCTTTTCTGAAATAATTGGTTAATGTAACACAAACCCTACTATCACCGGCAATGTATACGATTGTCTCGCCTTTCATTTCGGGAATTATACTATTCAATTTTTGGATGATCTCTACGGATGGATTTTCACTCATCACATTAAAATCAAACGGATTAGCACCATTTACATCTGGAAAAAAATCATCCATATTCTCACTGTAGATAATGCTCTCTATTTGTTTATTATCCGATAGATTTCGATTAATAATATATAGATGTGAAAGTGCCGATAGATCGCCGATCATTAAATAACTATCTGCGGAGTCATCAACAAGAAATTTCCCTTTTTTCCACTTAAAATATACCGTGTCATTGGGTTTGCAAGTTTCTACCCATTTAGCCCCTATACCGTTACTATGAGTTGCAATGGCAATATCTATGGTACTATTTTCTTTATTAATATCCCAAACGCTATAACTTCTTACTTTGTCTTTTAAAGAAATCTCATCTTGATCGATTCCTACGCCTAACCTTAAAAAATGCCCAGGCACAAAATCATAATCAGCAATGCCATCACTCTGAATGCGTATTTTATAGACTGAATCTGATATTTTTGTTTTTGTAAGGATAATTCCTTTTTCAAGAACCTTTTTAATAATGGTTTCCATCAACCCCATATTGTTTCGTTTTTAATTAATGAACAAAGCACCTAGAAATTATATTCTCGGTGCTTCGTCTATAATTTTGTCAATTGCTCTCAAAATTAAATGATCTAATTCTTGAAAATGGTTAAGCTTCACTGTTGTTCTTAAACTCAGAAATCATCTCAAAAAGAGATTTAGGAGCCCTGCCCGTAGCTTTTTCATAGTCGGACGGCACATCGTTAGCTCCAGCTTTTATCCCTTCATATATACCCGCAATAACGGTACCCATGAAATCTCCTAAAGCAGCTTTTCTATCGGCAGCATAATTGTCAACCGTTACCGAATTGTAGATAAGATTAGTGCCATATACCTTATTGATATTTTCTGCCAACTCGCTTTGCGTTACAGGTTCACCAACCAAGTTGTATACTTGACCATTGTGCTTATCTTCAATTAATAATTTTGCGTAGGCGTATCCCAACTCTTCTCTGCTAGTGTAGGTACATTTTCCTTGTCCGGCACAGTTCTCTATTCTG
Above is a window of Maribacter aquivivus DNA encoding:
- a CDS encoding siderophore-interacting protein, yielding MGLMETIIKKVLEKGIILTKTKISDSVYKIRIQSDGIADYDFVPGHFLRLGVGIDQDEISLKDKVRSYSVWDINKENSTIDIAIATHSNGIGAKWVETCKPNDTVYFKWKKGKFLVDDSADSYLMIGDLSALSHLYIINRNLSDNKQIESIIYSENMDDFFPDVNGANPFDFNVMSENPSVEIIQKLNSIIPEMKGETIVYIAGDSRVCVTLTNYFRKELNWSAKQIKTKPFWNPDKKGLE
- a CDS encoding carbon-nitrogen hydrolase family protein, with translation MKVKVCLIQDSPVFFDKEKTIQKIEILVKTHARQGCKLIVFPESFIPGYPRGFSFGAVVGSRTEEGRKIYTEYHKNSIDLEGEELQRLVKLAKTEKVYLVIGITEKQSNNGSLFCSMLYISPSDGFLGVHRKIKPTGSERIIWSEDDGKSLVSFDTEIGKLGGLICWENYMPLARMSMYQKGVEIYIAPTADSREEWTSTMKHIALEGRCFVLGCNQYYTKSMYPEKYQHLVENEPENLCRGGSIIVSPLGKVIAGPLFDEAGALIAEIDLDEIVHAKLDFDVNGHYSRNDIFEFKANNQPDMQIEKKTL